The Longimicrobium sp. genome contains a region encoding:
- a CDS encoding type 1 glutamine amidotransferase domain-containing protein has product MPGRLQGKKVAILITDGFEQVEMTEPRKALQDEGAETVIVSPKDGSVKGWQHTDWGDEFPVDRPLSGARADDFDALLLPGGVMNPDHLRQEAVEFVRDFFQAHKPVAAICHGPWMLAEAGVVEGRRVTSFPSIQTDLKNAGADWVDQEVVTDHGLVTSRKPDDIPAFNRKMVEEFAEGRHDRQRA; this is encoded by the coding sequence ATGCCGGGACGGCTGCAGGGAAAGAAGGTGGCGATCCTGATCACCGACGGGTTCGAGCAGGTGGAGATGACCGAGCCGCGGAAGGCGCTGCAGGACGAGGGCGCCGAGACGGTGATCGTATCGCCGAAGGACGGCAGCGTGAAGGGGTGGCAGCACACCGACTGGGGCGACGAGTTCCCGGTGGACCGCCCGCTCTCCGGCGCGCGGGCGGACGACTTCGACGCGCTTCTCCTGCCCGGCGGGGTGATGAACCCCGACCACCTGCGGCAGGAGGCGGTGGAGTTCGTGCGCGACTTCTTCCAGGCGCACAAGCCGGTGGCCGCCATCTGCCACGGCCCGTGGATGCTGGCCGAGGCGGGCGTGGTGGAGGGGCGCAGGGTCACCTCGTTCCCGTCGATCCAGACGGACCTGAAGAACGCGGGCGCCGACTGGGTGGACCAGGAGGTGGTGACGGACCACGGCCTGGTCACCAGCCGCAAGCCGGACGACATCCCCGCCTTCAACCGAAAGATGGTGGAGGAGTTCGCCGAGGGCCGCCACGACCGCCAGCGCGCCTGA